Proteins co-encoded in one Arachis hypogaea cultivar Tifrunner chromosome 13, arahy.Tifrunner.gnm2.J5K5, whole genome shotgun sequence genomic window:
- the LOC112736480 gene encoding E3 ubiquitin-protein ligase WAV3, which yields MGSKWRKMKLALGFNTCVHIPRDLDDSPSAAAARFSDVTSPSVVSPASGGYYSSSTPTTPSSSSALRLPKSPKGTCAICLNTMKPGQGHAIFTAECSHSFHFHCITSNVKHGNQICPVCRAKWKEIPFHSPAFNGYHDMARINPVTARDDAWTTVMRRIPSPQGDSVRPIPSLYHVPEPAIFDDDEALDQQNSVTCHKNEADHDEIMNRIEIKTYPEVSSVPMSSSHDNFAVLIHLKAPQAATKQSNVGTNGETTPNSRASVDLVTVLDVSGSMGGTKIALLKRAMGFVIQNLGPSDRLSVIAFSSTARRIFPLRLMTDTGRQQALQAVNSLSANGGTNIAEGLRKGAKVFTECRSKNPVCSIILLSDGQDTYTVNSRPSVGADYQSLVPNSIHRNNGAGLQIPVHAFGFGSDHDSTSMHSISEISGGTFSFIEAEDVIQDAFAQCIGGLLSVVVQELQVEVACIHPSLQLNSVKAGSYQTTLSGNARMASISVGDLYADEERDFLVTVNVPADMSSHEMSLLLVKGLYRDPITKEMVFLEENSEVKIQRSDSGGVQEVSIQVDRQRNRLRVAEAIAEARIAAERGNLSTAVSVLDSCHKALSETVSAKAGDRLCAALSAELKEMQERMSTQRVYEQSGRAYVLSGLSSHSWQRATARGDSTDSTSLVQAYQTPSMVDMVTRSQTMILGAPTQHRRVLRPAKSFPERQSQRGH from the exons atgggaaGCAAATGGAGAAAAATGAAGCTTGCTCTTGGCTTCAACACTTGTGTTCACATTCCTAGAGATTTAGATGACTCCCCTTCAGCTGCAGCCGCCAGATTTTCCGACGTTACCTCGCCGTCGGTTGTGTCGCCGGCCTCCGGCGGATACTACTCTTCAAGCACCCCAACGACGCCGTCTTCTTCCTCTGCTCTCCGGTTACCAAAATCTCCAAAG GGAACTTGTGCAATATGCTTGAACACGATGAAGCCGGGGCAGGGCCATGCCATTTTTACTGCCGAATGTTCTCACTCGTTTCATTTCCATTGCATCACTTCGAATGTAAAACATGGCAACCAGATATGTCCTGTCTGCCGagcaaaatggaaagaaattcCTTTCCATAGTCCTGCTTTTAACGGCTACCATGACATGGCTCGAATCAACCCGGTAACTGCAAGGGATGATGCTTGGACAACTGTCATGAGGAGGATCCCTTCGCCACAAGGGGACTCGGTTCGGCCGATTCCATCGCTCTATCATGTTCCTGAACCAGCtatctttgatgatgatgaagcCTTGGATCAACAAAATTCAGTTACCTGCCATAAGAATGAGGCTGATCATGATGAGATTATGAACAGAATTGAGATAAAAACATATCCTGAAGTTTCATCTGTTCCAATGTCATCCTCCCATGATAATTTCGCCGTACTAATTCATCTCAAGGCTCCTCAGGCAGCTACAAAACAAAGTAATGTTGGAACCAACGGCGAAACAACTCCGAATTCTCGTGCCTCTGTTGATCTTGTCACAGTTCTTGATGTAAGTGGTAGCATGGGAGGCACTAAAATTGCATTGCTAAAACGAGCTATGGGTTTTGTCATACAGAATCTCGGTCCATCGGACCGTCTTTCTGTCATTGCCTTCTCCTCCACGGCAAGGCGGATCTTTCCTCTACGGCTGATGACTGATACCGGACGGCAACAGGCATTACAGGCTGTGAATTCTCTGTCTGCTAATGGTGGGACAAACATTGCTGAAGGCTTAAGGAAAGGTGCCAAGGTATTCACAGAATGCCGGTCGAAGAATCCGGTTTGCAGCATTATACTACTCTCTGATGGACAGGATACTTACACAGTGAATAGCAGGCCTAGTGTTGGAGCAGATTACCAGTCACTTGTCCCGAATTCGATTCATCGGAACAATGGAGCAGGATTGCAGATACCAGTGCATGCTTTTGGCTTTGGTTCTGATCATGATTCTACTTCGATGCATTCGATTTCTGAGATATCCGGCGGGACATTTTCGTTCATTGAAGCCGAGGATGTGATTCAGGATGCATTTGCACAATGTATTGGAGGTCTCTTGAGTGTTGTGGTGCAGGAATTACAAGTTGAAGTTGCTTGCATTCATCCTAGTCTTCAACTGAATTCGGTTAAAGCCGGAAGTTATCAAACAACCTTGTCAGGCAATGCTAGAATGGCTTCCATTAGTGTCGGAGATCTGTATGCCGACGAAGAAAGAGACTTTCTGGTGACAGTTAATGTTCCGGCCGACATGTCAAGCCATGAGATGTCATTGTTGCTTGTTAAGGGCCTTTATAGAGATCCCATCACAAAAGAAATGGTGTTTTTGGAAGAAAACTCTGAAGTgaagattcaaagatctgattCTGGTGGAGTACAAGAAGTATCAATACAAGTGGACAGACAGCGAAATAGGCTTCGAGTAGCCGAGGCAATAGCCGAGGCTAGAATCGCAGCCGAACGTGGCAATCTGTCCACTGCAGTTTCTGTCCTTGATAGCTGCCACAAGGCATTGTCTGAGACTGTTTCTGCCAAAGCAGGGGACCGGCTATGCGCCGCGCTTTCGGCCGAGCTAAAGGAGATGCAAGAAAGGATGTCAACTCAACGTGTTTATGAGCAGTCTGGAAGGGCTTATGTTCTTTCAGGATTGAGTTCACATTCATGGCAAAGGGCAACCGCACGAGGCGATTCCACAGATAGTACTAGCCTTGTTCAAGCATACCAGACTCCGTCCATGGTCGACATGGTCACACGTTCACAGACCATGATCTTGGGCGCGCCAACCCAACATCGGCGCGTCCTAAGGCCGGCGAAGTCATTTCCTGAGAGGCAGAGCCAAAGAGGTCATTAA